A portion of the Podospora pseudoanserina strain CBS 124.78 chromosome 2, whole genome shotgun sequence genome contains these proteins:
- the SIS1 gene encoding Molecular chaperone (DnaJ superfamily) (EggNog:ENOG503NW97; COG:O; BUSCO:EOG092641A6), whose translation MVKETKLYDLLGISPTANADEIKKAYRKAALKWHPDKNKDNPDAAERFKECGQAYEILSDPEKRKLYDQFGLEVLLRGGAPPPDAGPGPGPNPFAGAGAGGMPEGFASFFSNAAGGGGGGGGGTRFSYGFNFSDPNDLFRNTFRESSGGGDPFEDILFGATRGASAGRSRGPRGSFGSESMRARQPTPEVTTVERPLPLSLEDLFNGVTKKMKIKRKTFDETGKRITTDTVLEVPIKPGLKKGSKIRFKGVGDQEEGGQQDLVFIVEEKPHPLFAREGDDIVHTIDLDLKEALTGWKRQVTTIEGKNLNIDKAGPTQPGSSDTYPGLGMPISKKPGQRGNFIVRYNVKFPMTLTPTQKAKLKEIL comes from the exons ATGGTCAAAGAGACTAAACTCTACGACCTCCTGGGTATATCCCCCACCGCAAATGCAGACGAGATTAAGAAGGCCTACCG GAAAGCCGCTCTAAAATGGCACCCcgacaagaacaaggacaACCCGGACGCTGCCGAGCGCTTCAAGGAGTGTGGCCAGGCCTACGAAATCCTCTCTGACCCAGAAAAGCGAAAGCTCTACGACCAGTTCGGCCTCGAGGTGCTTTTGCGTGGTGGTGCCCCGCCTCCGGATGCTGGACCTGGACCAGGCCCGAACCCATTTGCTGGAGCCGGCGCTGGCGGTATGCCCGAGGGCTTTGcttccttcttttcgaacgcagctggcggcggcggcggcggtggtggcggcacGCGCTTCTCGTACGGCTTCAACTTTAGCGATCCGAACGACCTCTTCCGGAACACCTTCCGCGAGAGCAGTGGTGGCGGCGATCCGTTCGAGGATATCCTGTTTGGTGCTACGAGGGGTGCTTCTGCTGGCAGGTCACGCGGGCCTAGGGGGTCTTTTGGATCTGAAAGCATGAGGGCCAGGCAGCCGACGCCAGAGGTGACCACGGTGGAGAGGCCGCTGCCGCTTTCGTTGGAGGATCTCTTCAATGGCGTgaccaagaagatgaagattaAGCGCAAGACTTTTGATGAGACTGGGAAGCGGATAACGACGGATACGGTGCTGGAGGTGCCCATCAAGCCTGGTCTCAAGAAGGGGAGCAAGATTAGGTTTAAGGGTGTCGGTGatcaggaggagggtgggcaGCAGGATTTGGTGTTtattgttgaggag AAACCCCATCCGCTTTTTGCCCGTGAGGGCGACGACATCGTTCACACGATCGACCTGGATCTCAAGGAAGCCTTGACGGGCTGGAAGCGGCAAGTGACGACGATTGAGGGCAAGAACCTCAACATTGACAAGGCCGGCCCGACGCAACCCGGCAGCTCGGATACCTACCCCGGACTGGGTATGCCAATCTCGAAGAAGCCCGGCCAGCGCGGCAATTTTATCGTTAGATATAACGTCAAGTTTCCCATGACGTTGACGCCAACGCAAAAGGCAAAGTTGAAGGAGATTTTGTGA
- a CDS encoding hypothetical protein (EggNog:ENOG503P0SW; COG:S): protein MSSQKITTILLDCDNTLVLSEDLAFEGCADLINEIATTKSVPLPQPFTGPSLITEFVGQNFRGMMVSLQKRYNFSMTDAELDDYVRREEDVVIAKLKEKLVPCVGVDAVLEKLAKEGKYKLAVVSSSALRRVKASVEKVGQDKYFGEDVYSAATSLPVPTSKPDPAIYLHAIKVMGKRAEECIAVEDSKSGTLSGTRAGIKVVGYVGPYPEEEKEHMTQVLTEAGAVVVMRDWSEFEGVLERIQKGEL from the exons ATGTCTTCCCAAAAG ataacaaccatcctcctcgactgCGACAACACCCTAGTCCTATCCGAAGACCTAGCCTTCGAAGGCTGCGCCGACCTAATCAACGAaatcgccaccaccaaatccgtccccctcccccagccctTCACCggcccctccctcatcacaGAATTCGTCGGCCAAAACTTCCGCGGCATGATGGTCTCCCTCCAGAAGCGCTACAACTTCTCCATGACcgacgccgagctcgacgacTACGTCCGCCGCGAGGAAGACGTCGTCATCGCCAAGCTAAAGGAGAAACTCGTCCCCTGCGTCGGGGTTGATGCGGTGTTGGAGAAGCTCGCAAAGGAGGGGAAATATAAGCTTGCTGTTGTTAGCTCGAGTGCCTTGAGGAGGGTAAAGGCGAGTGTGGAAAAGGTTGGGCAGGATAAGTactttggggaggatgtttATAGTGCGGCGACGAGCCTGCCGGTGCCGACGAGCAAGCCTGATCCGGCGATTTATCTACATGCGATCAAGGTcatggggaagagggcggaggagtgTATTGCTGTTGAGGACAGCAAGTCGGGGACGTTGAGCGGGACGAGGGCGGGAATTAAGGTGGTGGGGTATGTTGGGCCTTatccggaggaggagaaggagcacaTGACACAGGTATTGACTgaggcgggggcggtggtggtgatgagggattGGAgtgagtttgagggggtgttggagaggatTCAGAAGGGCGAGCTTTAG
- the RIT1 gene encoding tRNA A64-2'-O-ribosylphosphate transferase (BUSCO:EOG09261N2L; EggNog:ENOG503NVWI; COG:A), giving the protein MATATPTLAEVIFPEQANHNFSRILGDLKRSNLSITNRLRSIQHDASFVESVADALQLPLIANERCGSWYIDPARKTASAYFKSTDGHTGQWKFSTRRINLHLLGVAGEHNGCIIVDSTRRGKRHPDALSKTIPTWCAVLNRALFPDIPSSHTLHVPPNAVSDSEASQISARLPDFVESFRSLKIDLAPLRAQLKKPLRPFWITQDDALDLAFSEDFHPVVCCTSSRRVTGTELGEGGYIQGAGDDTENWALGLTAQIWWKHKDELVSTPESDLPELIERLVAEEGPAGDSAGQVRRVAPGIYVGTLEAADAQLATPGTCVVSLPPKTTPQDSWVKSPSHIEVGLGKSKAASRLLRDALPKICEFASRFLCETKPDEEGTVPEKRFVILCGSGKDLSVGVALALYCWCFDAEGNIRSASDQRESFTKTAIRVKLGHIMNTVPDANPGRATLQSVNSYLMDWRK; this is encoded by the exons ATGGCTACAGCAACCCCCACGCTGGCCGAGGTGATATTCCCCGAGCAGGCCAACCACAACTTTTCACGCATTCTCGGAGACCTCAAGCGCTCCAACCTTTCCATCACAAACCGGCTCAGATCGATCCAACACGACGCCTCTTTTGTCGAGAGTGTCGCCGATGCGTTGCAGCTGCCGTTGATCGCGAATGAGCGCTGCGGGAGCTGGTATATCGATCCGGCCAGGAAGACAGCCTCTGCTTACTTCAAGAGCACAGATGGGCATACCGGCCAGTGGAAGTTTAGCACGAGGAGGATAAATCTGCATTTGCTGGGTGTAGCTGGGGAACATAATGG GTGCATCATTGTTGACTCTACCCGGCGAGGCAAAC GACACCCAGACGCTCTAAGCAAAACAATCCCAACCTGGTGTGCAGTCCTCAACCGGGCCCTCTTCCCAGACATCCCCTCCTCACACACCCTACACGTCCCACCAAACGCAGTCTCGGACTCGGAAGCCAGTCAAATCTCAGCCCGGCTCCCGGACTTTGTCGAGTCTTTTCGCTCGCTCAAAATCGACCTCGCACCTCTCCGGGCCCAGCTGAAGAAACCGCTCCGCCCGTTCTGGATAACCCAGGACGACGCCCTCGACCTTGCATTCTCCGAGGACTTCCACCCAGTAGTCTGCTGCACCAGCTCCCGGAGAGTCACCGGAACAGAGCTAGGTGAGGGCGGGTACATCCAGGGAGCAGGAGACGACACGGAGAACTGGGCGCTGGGTCTGACGGCGCAGATTTGGTGGAAGCACAAGGATGAGTTAGTCTCCACACCAGAGAGTGACCTCCCCGAGCTTATCGAGAGGCTCGTGGCCGAGGAAGGGCCCGCCGGTGATTCCGCCGGGCAAGTGAGAAGAGTTGCTCCGGGGATCTATGTAGGCACTCTCGAAGCGGCTGACGCTCAACTTGCGACCCCGGGGACGTGTGTAGTCAGCTTGCCGCCCAAGACAACCCCTCAGGATTCTTGGGTCAAGTCGCCTTCTCATAttgaggttgggttggggaagagcaAGGCTGCCAGTAGGCTGTTGAGAGATGCTCTGCCAAAGATCTGTGAGTTCGCATCTCGTTTTCTGTGCGAGACAAAACCAGACGAGGAAGGCACAGTGCCTGAGaagaggttcgttatactCTGCGGGTCAGGAAAAGATCTCTCGGTAGGCGTCGCTCTAGCTCTCTACTGCTGGTGTTTTGACGCCGAGGGAAACATCCGGTCAGCAAGTGACCAAAGGGAGTCTTTCACCAAGACTGCCATCCGGGTCAAGCTAGGGCACATCATGAACACAGTCCCCGACGCCAACCCCGGCAGAGCCACCCTCCAAAGCGTAAACAGTTACTTGATGGACTGGCGAAAGTGA
- a CDS encoding hypothetical protein (COG:S; EggNog:ENOG503P4JT) → MASLMPVHAVFAPAGNGASNGGGGGGGDGQKPKRARTSKPKVKTGCNNCKQRRIKCDELRPECYNCVRSKKICSGYPPPPRSARPFEEIRIAPKPIAGAGAVAAAPPPVRDALQLQPHPRRVAKQLKRTTSPLTPVTPQAFMMPTMPTMPVLPINVSINLPFTAEEGLYFQLFRERTASELSGFFDSAFWARSVLQECHGASAIRHAVVALGALYKTLDKTNESPPGSPSSNASPYDSARRHWEMAFRQYANALSALIKADSAESSNRTRLMASVLLACFDSFVGDHQQAIVQIQNGLRLLEKLRQERRRAFLPKPEEPVEEELIQMFTRLAIQAKSYDMAFHFPQPYVVRLTAAAQDPSSPGSEGGSPISTDQGPVPERFSTVQEARIVWDRLVERIFRFTETMFVEAQHGVMGILPTTLAQRGMGFKKEMDDWAHAFEHILQSRTAPGVSSQEKACIAAVKMHQIMSSILFMMTFSDSELHFDKFTPDFKHIVDLALEVVGDEERRAAAKRCPDQRFCYHQSRCEPDIFGGHEYAARHIKPSFSADLGIVPPLYVVATKCRDPILRRQAIQLLRSSARREGMWDSELTARIGMWIAEVEEEGLFAPSDFAPSPTGSSPVQLYSPRPSTSGSSLTPPPSATYSGGRSSLSPQPGFEYTDSPPSQNGYARQSSLSPSVLSVQIPKKIVPAEKRVMVRAVEFSLRDRSATIQLGSRNLRLGTPDLRTKVTRITW, encoded by the exons ATGGCTTCTCTGATGCCAGTCCACGCTGTCTTTGCGCCAGCTGGAAATGGCGCTTcgaatggtggtggtggtggtggtggtgatgggcaaAAGCCAAAGCGCGCGAGAACAAGCAAACCCAAGGTCAAGACGGGGTGTAACAACTGCAA ACAACGAAGGATCAAATGCGACGAACTTCGACCAGAATGCTACAACTGCGTGAGATCAAAAAAGATTTGTTCCGgataccctcctcctccgcgcAGCGCCAGACCGTTTGAAGAAATCAGAATTGCACCAAAACCAattgccggtgccggtgccgttgCGGCCGCTCCCCCACCCGTTCGCGATGCTCTTCAACTGCAGCCTCACCCACGACGGGTGGCCAAACAGCTCAAGCGGACCACAAGCCCCCTTACACCAGTAACACCTCAAGCGTTCATGATGCCAACAATGCCAACCATGCCCGTTTTGCCGATTAACGTCTCGATAAATCTCCCATTCACCGCCGAAGAAGGACTCTATTTCCAGCTGTTCCGTGAGCGGACGGCAAGTGAACTCTCGGGCTTCTTCGACTCTGCCTTCTGGGCACGAAGCGTCCTGCAGGAATGCCATGGCGCATCCGCCATTCGGCATGCGGTTGTTGCTCTCGGAGCCTTGTACAAAACTCTAGATAAAACAAACGAGTCACCGCCGGGGTCACCAAGTTCAAACGCCAGCCCCTATGATAGTGCCAGGAGGCACTGGGAGATGGCTTTCAGGCAGTACGCCAACGCTCTGAGCGCGCTAATCAAGGCCGATTCAGCAGAGTCCTCCAACAGGACGAGATTGATGGCGAGCGTGCTGTTGGCATGCTTTGACTCGTTTGTTGGCGACCACCAGCAAGCTATTGTCCAAATCCAAAATGGGCTTCGACTGTTGGAGAAGCTCCGCCAGGAACGGAGACGGGCATTCTTACCCAAGCCTGAGGagccggtggaggaagagctcaTTCAGATGTTCACTCGACTAGCCATTCAAGCAAAATCCTACGACATGGCTTTCCATTTTCCACAACCCTATGTCGTCCGCCTGACCGCGGCTGCCCAAGACCCCAGCTCACCGGGCTCTGAGGGCGGCTCGCCCATTTCAACTGACCAAGGTCCCGTCCCAGAGCGATTCTCAACTGTGCAGGAAGCTCGTATCGTATGGGATCGCCTTGTCGAGCGCATCTTCCGCTTCACCGAGACCATGTTTGTTGAGGCTCAACACGGTGTCATGGGCATCCTTCCAACTACGCTGGCGCAGCGCGGTATGGGCTTCAAAAAGGAAATGGATGACTGGGCTCATGCATTCGAACACATCCTTCAGTCCAGAACGGCACCGGGCGTGAGCAGCCAGGAAAAAGCATGCATTGCTGCAGTGAAGATGCATCAGATCATGAGTAGTATTCTGTTTATGATGACATTTTCCGACAGCGAGCTGCACTTTGACAAGTTCACGCCGGATTTCAAGCACATTGTGGATCTCGCTCTGGAAgttgttggtgacgaggaaAGAAGAGCGGCAGCCAAGCGTTGCCCAGATCAGAGATTCTGTTACCACCAAAGCCGATGCGAACCCGATATCTTTGGAGGCCACGAATACGCCGCACGCCATATCAAGCCCAGCTTCAGCGCGGATCTGGGTATCGTTCCGCCGTTGTATGTGGTGGCGACCAAGTGCCGTGACCCCATCCTTCGACGGCAGGCCATTCAGCTCCTGAGGAGCAGCGCCAGGAGAGAAGGCATGTGGGACAGCGAGCTTACGGCACGCATTGGGATGTGGATCGCCGAggtagaggaagagggtTTGTTTGCCCCCAGTGATTTTGCTCCGTCCCCCACCGGTTCGAGCCCTGTACAGCTGTACTCGCCCCGTCCGTCGACAAGCGGCAGTTCTTtgacgccgccgccttctgcGACATACAGCGGAGGCCGATCGAGCCTCAGCCCTCAACCTGGGTTCGAGTACACAGACAGCCCGCCTAGTCAGAATGGATATGCACGACAGTCGTCGCTTTCACCCAGTGTTTTGTCGGTGCAGATACCGAAAAAGATTGTGCCGGCAGAGAAGCGCGTCATGGTCAGGGCAGTCGAGTTCAGCCTGCGTGACCGATCGGCTACGATACAACTGGGCTCGCGAAACCTCAGACTGGGGACACCGGATTTGAGGACGAAAGTGACGAGGATTACGTGGTGA
- the FAR11 gene encoding Factor arrest protein 11 (EggNog:ENOG503NW4G; COG:S; BUSCO:EOG09260RVQ), translated as MNSLWPSRASSATNDASKKGKEASQPPAAEPPAQKTGVDQDGTVDASAAGPANTSKPPPPPPTSLAKRPLLVRNQQPSAPSIPPAVPSVPAPPIPNTANSNETNDASQPQQQQGQQSQQQQQQNVSPNDSLSLAQLRRIVNDFPNREPIAYDYEYTDMGPLEEEIDEWFMYNFWQWVRLNAANRAFHTAWGKYFASPESSPTESQAQPPPGWDEVDVSKRKEFITSILGHIKPLSDDQDDRMVRGEAIGAVVYLVLGRWTETVTVRKVGMLNGVVEGKCKSAATKVQLDAMKEGVRVLAECGGVEVMWDALRGAFEPFWADEPPQSLQMQAEELIHLMTVMYVVIQVTLEDSEGMEEVRPRLLALNPNLVDFLMLATAKLRWDEAGILPQTQIFLLFWKSILLVFGGMKELAETKKATSEREINEKDMELITASPLDYHVFRQEITSKYPAYVPPQPAIPLEAEHTSLLPHLPSHPPRNTAQTGIISGPPNQTGGGSILNQPVHIATPAPSPPPSPAAGGKGAKKQNYQTNQNFPFMYPPLDATSNSAGGKGGAGLQDLLVGRKWEGSDVPASIMEAGELFSKRVRMTRATRQLWDEREKFLKEGRGGCEGADEDLIDELDLDELTLEEKEELGLVKPGDKDGKASRSGADYGPREVDDNTKRRLDAVEEFYKEALPQLQSAVVVLLKQVLAIANNMVIASPNGQQQGGGPPAGRANGPSQAPGPNGAGGKGPDPGSPSDADVDEMRNREIAAKAATGILILLLKWLKLSHVLKFEYLTQLLLDSCYIPLVLKLFAVHDVQQVVENKLDRLEHSFFYFCGSRAGVIPHPGMPNPTATEFEDVEEVSEEEDDAAPPPIKRRRSPTTTPDQQGASQDAQQSFDAQQQQAPPTRPEVDELGYPVNPLPSEPITDFSRRNFFCLINYLRIMQKICKNKAHRNLLLVQYKSSPILRKTLKVPQQELRLYTLKLFKNQVPYCGRKWRQSNMRVITAVYLYCRPELRDEWLAGSDIDAEVEEALPLEQALRSLTHWFNVRKYPETMAVYDREKGKRVMMEKIERSFFMREMEKLDPGGGLGLGFGFGGDGLMMGPEMMMMGDDQMGYGYMMQQAQMQRELQQQQSYQQMMHAHQQQQYQGQGQGQQQQQQQSGGWEGEGGQPGQGQAWGMS; from the exons ATGAACTCACTCTGGCCATCCCGTGCCTCGAGCGCTACGAATGACGCATccaagaaaggaaaagaagcaTCGCAGCCACCTGCAGCTGAGCCACCAGCTCAGAAAACAGGAGTCGACCAAGATGGCACGGTCGACGCCAGCGCTGCTGGCCCCGCCAACacatcaaaaccaccccctcctcctcccacatccCTGGCCAAacgccccctcctcgtccgtaACCAACAGCCCTCAGCACCTTCCATTCCCCCAGCTGTCCCCTCTGTCCCCGCACCACCGATTCCAAACACAGCTAACAGCAACGAGACCAATGATGCCTCtcaaccgcagcagcagcagggtcAACaatcccagcagcagcaacaacaaaatgTCTCACCAAACGACTCCCTTTCGTTGGCACAACTTAGACGAATTGTGAACGACTTCCCCAACAGAGAACCGATAGCCTACGACTACGAATACACCGACATGGGCCCCCTCGAGGAGGAAATCGACGAGTGGTTCATGTATAATTTCTGGCAGTGGGTTAGGTTGAACGCTGCGAACAGGGCTTTTCACACGGCGTGGGGGAAGTACTTTGCCTCGCCCGAGTCTTCACCTACAGAAAGCCAGGCTCAGCCCCCGCcgggatgggatgaggtgGATGTTTCGAAACGAAAGGAGTTTATCACGAGTATTTTGGGGCATATCAAGCCGTTGAGCGATGATCAAGACGATAGGATGGTCAGAGGGGAGGCGattggggcggtggtgtatcTTGTTCTGGGGCGGTGGACGGAGACGGTGACTGTTAGGAAGGTGGGGATGCTGaatggggttgtggaggggaagTGCAAGAGTGCGGCTACGAAGGTGCAGTTGGATGCtatgaaggagggggtgagggtgttggcggagtgtggaggggtggaggtgatgtgGGATGCGCTGAGAGGGGCCTTTGAGCCGTTTTGGGCGGATGAGCCGCCGCAGAGTTTGCAGATGCAGGCGGAGGAGCTGATTCATTTGATGACGGTCATGTATGTCGTTATTCAGGTCACTCTGGAGGATTCGGaagggatggaggaggtcaGGCCGAGGTTGC TTGCCTTGAACCCCAACCTGGTGGACTTTCTCATGCTGGCGACGGCAAAGCTGAGGTGGGATGAGGCTGGGATTTTGCCACAGACTCAGATCTTCCTCTTGTTTTGGAAGTCAATATTGCTGGTGTTTGGTGGTATGAAGGAGCTTGcagagacgaagaaggcgacAAGCGAGAGGGAGATCAACGAAAAAGACATGGAACTGATTACGGCCTCGCCGTTGGACTACCACGTATTCCGACAGGAGATTACATCAAAATACCCAGCATACGTCCCGCCTCAGCCAGCAATCCCATTGGAAGCAGAGCACACATCATTACTACCTCACTTACCCAGTCACCCACCCCGAAACACCGCCCAAACTGGGATTATCTCCGGTCCTCCTAACCAGACGGGAGGAGGATCGATCCTTAACCAGCCCGTTCATATTGCGACACcagcgccatcaccacctccgagCCCGGCAGCCGGTGGTAAGGGCgcaaagaaacaaaactACCAAACCAACCAGAATTTCCCTTTCATGTACCCACCGCTTGACGCGACTAGTAACAGCGCAGGTgggaaaggaggagcagggcTCCAGGATctgctggtggggaggaagtgGGAAGGCAGCGATGTGCCAGCCTCGATCATGGAAGCAGGAGAACTCTTCTCTAAGAGAGTGCGTATGACGCGGGCTACTCGGCAACTGTgggacgagagagagaagtTTCTGAAAGAGGGCAGGGGTGGCTGCGAGGGAGCGGATGAGGATCTCATCGATGAGCTCGACCTTGACGAGTTGACgcttgaggagaaggaggaactGGGCTTGGTGAAGCCAGGAGACAAAGACGGAAAGGCGTCCAGATCAGGAGCGGATTATGGCCCCAGGGAGGTTGACGACAACACGAAGCGGCGGTTGGATGCAGTTGAAGAGTTTTACAAGGAGGCGCTGCCGCAGCTCCAGTCTGCggttgtggtgttgctgaagcAGGTACTGGCCATTGCTAATAACATGGTTATTGCCAGTCCTAATGGGCAGCAACAGGGTGGTGGTCCACCTGCCGGCCGGGCTAATGGGCCGAGCCAGGCGCCTGGGCCTAATGGGGCCGGCGGGAAGGGACCTGATCCGGGTTCGCCCTCAGATGCAGATGTGGATGAGATGAGGAATCGGGAAATtgctgccaaggctgccacGGGTATCCTGATCCTGTTGTTGAAGTGGCTGAAGCTCTCTC ACGTTCTAAAGTTCGAGTACTTGACACAGCTCCTGTTGGATTCTTGTTACATTCCGCTGGTACTCAAGTTGTTTGCTGTCCACGACGTACAGCAGGTTGTGGAAAATAAACTTGATCGTCTCGAGCATAG CTTCTTCTACTTCTGCGGCTCTCGGGCTGGCGTGATACCCCATCCGGGCATGCCCAACCCTACAGCTACAGAATtcgaggatgtcgaggaagtcagtgaggaagaggacgacgcggcccccccccccatcaaaCGTCGTcgatcaccaacaaccacacctGATCAGCAAGGAGCGTCCCAAGACGCACAGCAATCGTTTGAtgcacaacagcaacaggcaCCCCCCACGCGCCCAGAAGTTGACGAGCTCGGCTACCCCgtcaaccctctccccagcgAGCCCATCACGGACTTTTCGCGGCGAAACTTCTTTTGCCTGATCAACTATCTACGAATCATGCAAAAGATCTGCAAGAACAAGGCCCACCGGAACTTGCTGCTGGTGCAGTACAAGtcatcccccatcctccgcaaGACCCTGAAGGTTCCCCAGCAGGAACTACGGCTGTACACCCTCAAGCTCTTCAAAAACCAAGTCCCCTACTGCGGCCGCAAGTGGCGGCAGTCAAACATGCGGGTAATCACGGCGGTTTACCTTTACTGCCGCCCAGAACTGCGAGACGAATGGCTGGCCGGCTCGGATATCGACgcagaggttgaggaagccCTTCCGCTCGAGCAGGCCCTGCGCAGTCTGACGCACTGGTTCAACGTGAGGAAGTACCCGGAGACGATGGCGGTTTATGACcgggaaaaggggaagagggtgatgatggagaagatTGAGCGGTCATTCTTtatgagggagatggagaagctTGATCCgggagggggattggggttggggtttgggtttgggggggatgggttgatgatggggccggagatgatgatgatgggggatgaCCAGATGGGTTATGGTTATATGATGCAGCAGGCGCAGATGCAGAGGGAgttgcaacagcagcagagtTATCAGCAGATGATGCATGcgcatcagcagcagcagtatcAGGGACAGGGGcagggacagcagcagcagcagcagcagagtggagggtgggagggggaggggggacaaCCCGGACAGGGGCAGGCTTGGGGGATGTCTTAG
- a CDS encoding hypothetical protein (EggNog:ENOG503P683; COG:S) encodes MTYVDDTNTRQAADAASKFVNWYYSQINEGKGVSQSYVTNNDTYKNAGHPPADICVNGLVCPTPEDWEKILAQQREAPKATNDKKHVSYVVDTFDAHVINADYRFGAAQNLIDIHGPNDGVRMMIMVNVSGTVYFGVSKRSNEEYSVKQHFNDVFILVPNWDSLAKQSKYGKRFLIASQTYRAY; translated from the exons ATGACTTACGTCGACGATACCAACACTCGGCAAGCCGCTGATG CTGCTTCAAAGTTTGTCAACTGGTACTACAGCCAAATCAATGAGGGAAAGGGCGTCAGCCAGTCCTACGTGACCAACAATGACACCTACAAGAACGCTGGCCACCCCCCTGCCGACATCTGCGTCAACGGCCTAGTCTGCCCCACCCCAGAAGACTGGGAGAAGATTCTTGCCCAGCAGCGCGAAGCCCCCAAAGCCACCAACGACAAGAAACACGTCAGCTACGTCGTCGACACCTTTGATGCGCACGTCATCAACGCCGATTACCGCTTTGGCGCCGCTCAGAACCTGATCGATATTCACGGGCCTAACGACGGCgtgaggatgatgatcatgGTCAATGTCTCTGGTACGGTCTACTTCGGAGTCAGCAAGAGGAGCAACGAGGAGTACTCGGTCAAGCAGCATTTCAACGATGTGTTTATTCTGGTGCCGAACTGGGATTCGCTGGCCAAGCAGTCGAAGTATGGGAAGAGGTTTCTGATTGCTAGCCAGACGTACAGGGCTTACTAG
- a CDS encoding hypothetical protein (EggNog:ENOG503P6VG; COG:J), which translates to MVRITVSSLLRTALRPTASVPRCTARSFSSLPTLRPTLAPTPSAFRAPSQTLLSRGPILQQQSPSSGAEGVLDLISSTSISSNPAMQSMQVRCGPRPTMANASRLIQKRRHGFLSRIKTKNGRKTIARRRAAGRRRLSA; encoded by the exons ATGGTCAGAATAACCGTATCATCCCTCCTCAGGACGGCGCTCCGGCCAACCGCCTCTGTTCCTAGGTGCACCGCCAG atccttctcctccctcccaaccctccGCCCAACCCTtgcacccaccccctccgcttTTCGCGCCCCATCTCAGACCCTTCTGTCCCGGGGACCTATCCTCCAGCAACAATCACCTAGCAGTGGAGCCGAAGGAGTCCTCGATTTgatctcttccacctccatctcctccaacccggCGATGCAGTCGATGCAAGTCCGTTGCGGACCCCGCCCAACAATGGCCAACGCCAGTCGCCTGATCCAGAAAAGGAGACACGGGTTCTTGAGCAGGATCAAGACCAAGAACGGGAGGAAGACAATTGCGAGGAGAAGGGCAGCAGgcagaaggaggttgagtgCTTAA